From Aphelocoma coerulescens isolate FSJ_1873_10779 chromosome 15, UR_Acoe_1.0, whole genome shotgun sequence, one genomic window encodes:
- the GOLGA3 gene encoding golgin subfamily A member 3 isoform X1 produces the protein MDSSSVQQDVHLENRSSNGAPGTSEELLDCKAKSQLVTTDEINTTSNNINEVPNEEGSLEINSKVDACQNGPESLCPDSPVSFDPTSSEQGEESSPGVTGFHDSLRKSQGTSAEGIALRKEALQSLKLSLPMQETELCSVESSLPLENEEQIRLQARRRLEEQLKQYRVKRHQERSSQSTSKTRPSSTLDPELMLNPEILPRASTVAMTKEYSFLRTSVPRGPKLGSLGLPASSKERRSSKSKASKIRSLADYRTEDSDTQNATGNSVATDLPGGALTQSRSGPTSVVSEISLPSDVDDRIENSSLAGDSISEIDGSEVGMRLDGNESDSSTYSSVSGKGLYSSLRNAEGKQGTPYTINGQKIHPEAMGQFPSISEVLQAAAVEHQAQEQEVNGEVRSRRDSISSSVSMESSIAGTHDEMLQVMKEKMRLEGQLEALSLEANQALKEKAELQAQLAALNMKLQAQMEHSQNSQQKQESLSSEVATLKQSCWDLERAMADLQNALEAKNASLASSNNDLQLAEEQYQRLLQKVEDMQKNVLTRDSTVHDLRQQLASLQTQLQKVQLERTTLTNKLKASETEITSLQNVRQWYQQQLVLAQEARVRLQSEMANIQAGQMTQAGMLEHLKLENVALSQQLTETQHRSIKEKERIAAQLQNIEADMLDQEAAFMQIQEAKTMVEEDLQRKLEEFEDEKEQLQKMADSAATLEQELEQVKLTLHQRDLQLESLQQEHLDLMKQLTLTQETLHTKEQSLDDLQTQYEELKARLEEFQSDATSKDDMIQYLQNEKIVLEVALQAAKASKEQLDEGAMRLGEDTEVTSQMLEQLKQEMAVKSSQVENLQQENASLKKQLQKVKEQFLQQKVMVEAYRRDASSKDQLISELKATKKRLDSELKEIKRELLKVQVEKQSLESEHAKLQKEVSQVHQQMVEIENHLQSVQKERDDMETRLQSLQFDKEQMESLAEANQALKQQVEQMQEEAKKAITEQKQKMKRLGSDLTSAQKEMKAKHKAYENAVSILSRRLQESLTAKESAEAELSKLKAQITDGGNDQIAQEKIQALKTELRAVSSSKLMLEKELQEVISLTSQELEEYREKVLELEDELQESRGFRKKIKRLEEINKKLTLELEHERGKLTGLSQSNAALREHNNILETALAQREADLVQLNLQVQAVLKRKEEEDQQMQQLIQALQASLEKEKLKVKDLQKQEAAAKADAAHNRRHHRAAMLELSEIKKELHAKELLVQALQAEVDKLQVEDEKHSQEVSQFQQELAEARSQLQVLQKNLDDKLSEQPLVNQEVEDLKWEVERKEREIETLKQQLDMTEQRSHKELEGIQVVLQNIKTELEMVREDLSVAQKDKFMLQAKVTELKNSMKSLLQQNQQLKLDLKHGKMKKRKELKGENNSSNPVTPVKIPDCPVPAALLEELLKPTAVSKEPLKNLNSCLRQLKQEMDSLQRQMEEHTITVHESMSSWTQIEGKLMDLTSTSPTTASDQQEIPTADEKKENCSVSDKEALTL, from the exons ATGGACTCCTCATCTGTCCAGCAGGATGTTCACTTGGAGAACAGAAGCAGTAATGGGGCTCCTGGCACCTCTGAAGAGCTTTTAGATTGTAAAGCCAAGTCTCAGCTAGTTACTACAGATGAAATTAACA CTACCAGTAATAACATCAATGAAGTGCCAAATGAAGAGGGAAGTCTGGAGATAAACAGCAAAGTGGACGCCTGCCAGAATGGGCCAGAGTCGCTCTGCCCCGACTCTCCTGTCTCTTTTGATCCCACCAGCAGTGAACAGGGTGAAGAGTCATCCCCAGGTGTGACTGGTTTCCATGACAGCCTAAGGAAGTCTCAGGGAACTAGTGCTGAGGGCATAGCTCTTAGAAAAGAAGCTTTGCAGTCTCTCAAACTAAGTCTTCCCATGCAAGAAACTGAATTGT GCTCAGTAGAGTCTTCACTGCCATTGGAGAATGAAGAACAGATCAGACTTCAGGCAAGAAGGCGTCTGGAAGAGCAGCTCAAGCAATACCGAGTGAAGAGACATCAAGAAAGA tcGAGTCAGTCTACATCCAAAACCCGTCCCTCCAGCACCCTGGATCCTGAGCTGATGTTAAATCCGGAAATCCTGCCAAGAGCCAGCACTGTAGCAATGACAAAAGAATACTCCTTTTTGCggaccagtgtccccagggggcCAAAGCTGGGTAGCTTGGGACTTCCAGCATCgtcaaaagaaagaagaagttCAAAATCTAAGGCCAGCAAGATCCGGTCCTTGGCTGACTACAGAACTGAAGATTCAGACACTCAAAATGCTACTGGGAATTCTGTGGCTACTGACTTACCTGGGGGGGCTCTGACGCAAAGCAGAAGTGGTCCAACATCAGTTGTTTCTGAGATCAGTCTGCCCTCTGACGTGGATGATCGAATAGAGAATTCCTCCTTGGCAGGAGACAGCATTTCAGAGATTGATGGGAGTGAAGTGGGAATGAGGCTGGATGGAAATGAGAGTGACAGCTCTACCTACAGCAGTGTGTCAGGGAAAGGGCTGTATAGCAGTTTACGGAATGCAGAAGGCAAACAGGGTACTCCATATACAATAAATGGCCAGAAGATACATCCTGAAGCAATGGGGCAATTTCCTTCCATCAGTGAGGTGCTGCAGGCTGCAGCAGTGGAGCATCAGGCCCAAGAGCAAGAAGTTAATGGAGAGGTACGGAGCAGGAGAGACAGTATTTCTAGCAG TGTTTCTATGGAAAGCTCTATCGCAGGAACTCATGATGAGATGTTGCAGGTTATGAAGGAGAAGATGAGACTTGAAGGGCAACTAGAAGCACTCTCACTAGAAGCTAATCAG GCTCTCAAAGAGAAGGCTGAGCTACAagcccaacttgcagctttgaACATGAAGCTTCAGGCACAGATGGAGCACAGCCAAAACAGCCAGCAGAAGCAGGAATCTCTGAGCTCAGAAGTGGCCACATTAAAGCAGTCTTGCTGGGATCTGGAACGAGCAATGGCTGACCTGCAAAATGCCTTGGAAGCAAAGAATGCCAGTTTGGCTTCTTCAAACAATGATCTGCAGTTAGCAGAGGAGCAGTACCAGAGACTCCTGCAGAAGGTTGAAGATATGCAAAAAAATGTTCTCACCAGAGACAGCACAG TTCACGACCTGCGACAGCAGTTGGCTTCCTTGCAGACCCAGCTTCAGAAGGTGCAGCTGGAACGGACCACACTGACCAACAAGCTGAAGGCATCTGAAACAGAGATCACATCTCTCCAAAATGTGAGGCAGTGGTACCAGCAGCAGCTGGTCCTGGCACAGGAAGCCCGTGTCCGGCTGCAGAGTGAGATGGCCAATATACAG gCTGGGCAAATGACTCAAGCAGGTATGTTGGAACATCTCAAACTAGAGAATGTGGCACTGTCTCAGCAGCTGACTGAAACCCAGCACAGGtccattaaagaaaaggaacgtATTGCAGCACAGCTACAAAATATTGAG GCTGACATGTTAGATCAAGAAGCTGCCTTCATGCAGATCCAGGAGGCTAAAACCATGGTGGAAGAAGACTTGCAGAGAAAACTAGAGGAGTTTGAGGATGAGAAAGAACAGCTTCAGAAGATGGCTGATTCTGCAGCAACATTGGAGCAAGAATTGGAACAG GTCAAGTTGACTTTGCATCAGCGAGATCTGCAGCTTGAATCCTTGCAGCAAGAACACCTCGACCTAATGAAGCAATTGACTCTAACCCAAGAGACACTGCACACCAAAGAGCAGTCCCTGGATGACCTGCAAACACAGTATGAGGAACTGAAGGCCAGGTTAGAAGAGTTCCAGAGTGATGCTACTTCTAAAGATGACATGATCCAGTATTTGCAGAATGAGAAGATTGTGTTGGAAGTCGCTCTGCAGGCAGCAAAAGCAAGTAAAGAGCAACTTGATGAAGGAGCAATGCGCCTTGGAGAAGATACAGAAGTAACATCACAAATGTTGGAGCAGTTGAAGCAAGAAATGGCAGTCAAATCAAGCCAG GTGGAAAATCTGCAACAAGAAAATGCCAGCCTCAAAAAACAGCTTCAAAAAGTGAAGGAACAGTTCCTGCAGCAGAAG GTCATGGTGGAAGCTTACCGGAGGGATGCAAGTTCCAAGGACCAGCTGATTAGTGAGCTGAAAGCTACAAAGAAGCGGCTGGACTCAGAGCTGAAGGAGATAAAACGAGAGCTGCTGAAAGTCCAAGTTGAAAAACAGTCCCTCGAATCTGAGCATGCAAAACTACAGAAGGAAGTGTCCCAGGTTCACCAGCAGATGGTGGAAATAGAAAATCACCTCCAGTCAGTGCAGAAAGAACGAGATGATATGGAAACACGCCTACAG TCTTTGCAGTTCGATAAGGAGCAAATGGAATCTCTTGCTGAGGCAAATCAGGCATTAAAACAACAAGTAGAACAAATGCAAGAAGAAGCAAAGAA GGCCATTACagagcagaaacagaaaatgaagcGTCTGGGGTCAGACCTGACAAGTGCTCAGAAAGAGatgaaagcaaaacacaaagcCTATGAGAATGCAGTCAGCATTCTCAGTCGGAGGCTGCAGGAATCTCTTACTGCAAAGGAATCTgctgaggcagagctgagcaAACTAAAAGCACAAATTACTGATGGTGGGAACGACCAGATTGCTCAG GAGAAGATTCAAGCTCTGAAGACAGAACTGAGAGCTGTGAGCAGCAGTAAGTTGATGCTGGAAAAAGAGTTGCAAGAAGTGATTTCACTGACCAGCCAGGAGCTTGAAGAGTACAGAGAGAAAGTCCTGGAACTTGAGGATGAG CTTCAGGAATCTAGAGGCTTCAGGAAGAAGATAAAACGTTTAGAAGAAATTAATAAGAAGTTGACCCTTGAATTGGAACACGAACGTGGAAAACTTACAGGTCTCAGTCAGTCCAACGCTGCTTTGAGGGAGCACAATAATATCCTCGAAACAGCATTAGCACAAAGAGAGGCAGACTTGGTACAACTGAATCTACAG GTTCAGGCAGTCCTAAAGcggaaagaggaagaggatcAGCAAATGCAACAGCTTATTCAAGCTCTACAGGCTTccctagagaaagaaaagttaaaaGTTAAAGACCTTCAGAAGCAG GaagcagcagccaaagcagacgcAGCCCATAACCGCCGACACCACCGGGCAGCGATGCTCGAGCTCAGTGAGATCAAGAAGGAGCTCCACGCCAAAGAACTGCTGGTCCAGGCCCTGCAGGCTGAGGTGGACAAGCTGCA GGTAGAGGATGAAAAACATTCCCAGGAAGTATCTCAGTTTCAGCAAGAGCTGGCAGAAGCCAGATCTCAGCTCCAAGTTCTGCAGAAAAACCTGGATGACAAACTTAGTGAACAGCCTCTAGTAAACCAAGAG GTGGAAGACCTGAAGTGGGAAGTAGAacgaaaagaaagagaaattgaaACACTTAAGCAGCAGCTGGACATGACTGAACAGCGTAGCCACAAGGAGTTGGAAGGGATACAAGTTGTCTTGCAG AATATCAAGACAGAGCTGGAAATGGTGAGGGAAGACCTGTCAGTGGCTCAGAAGGATAAGTTTATGCTGCAAGCTAAAGTGACTGAACTGAAGAACAGCATGAagtcactgctgcagcaaaaccAGCAACTGAAGTTGGACCTGAAGCATGGCAAGATGAAGAAG AGGAAAGAACTGAAAGGCGAGAATAACTCTTCCAATCCTGTGACTCCAGTCAAGATTCCTGATTGTCCAGTGCCTGCTGCCTTGCTGGAAGAACTGTTGAAACCAACAGCTGTGAGCAAGGAGCCTTTAAAGAATCTGAACAGCTGTCTCCGGCAATTAAA GCAAGAAATGGACAGCCTTCAGCGCCAGATGGAGGAACACACCATTACAGTACATGAATCAATGTCTTCATGGACTCAGATTGAGGGCAAGTTAATGGACCTTACTTCTACAAGTCCCACAACTGCATCAGACCAGCAGGAGATTCCTACTGCagatgaaaagaaagagaattgtAGTGTTAGTGACAAGGAAGCTTTGACACTATAA
- the GOLGA3 gene encoding golgin subfamily A member 3 isoform X2: protein MDSSSVQQDVHLENRSSNGAPGTSEELLDCKAKSQLVTTDEINTTSNNINEVPNEEGSLEINSKVDACQNGPESLCPDSPVSFDPTSSEQGEESSPGSVESSLPLENEEQIRLQARRRLEEQLKQYRVKRHQERSSQSTSKTRPSSTLDPELMLNPEILPRASTVAMTKEYSFLRTSVPRGPKLGSLGLPASSKERRSSKSKASKIRSLADYRTEDSDTQNATGNSVATDLPGGALTQSRSGPTSVVSEISLPSDVDDRIENSSLAGDSISEIDGSEVGMRLDGNESDSSTYSSVSGKGLYSSLRNAEGKQGTPYTINGQKIHPEAMGQFPSISEVLQAAAVEHQAQEQEVNGEVRSRRDSISSSVSMESSIAGTHDEMLQVMKEKMRLEGQLEALSLEANQALKEKAELQAQLAALNMKLQAQMEHSQNSQQKQESLSSEVATLKQSCWDLERAMADLQNALEAKNASLASSNNDLQLAEEQYQRLLQKVEDMQKNVLTRDSTVHDLRQQLASLQTQLQKVQLERTTLTNKLKASETEITSLQNVRQWYQQQLVLAQEARVRLQSEMANIQAGQMTQAGMLEHLKLENVALSQQLTETQHRSIKEKERIAAQLQNIEADMLDQEAAFMQIQEAKTMVEEDLQRKLEEFEDEKEQLQKMADSAATLEQELEQVKLTLHQRDLQLESLQQEHLDLMKQLTLTQETLHTKEQSLDDLQTQYEELKARLEEFQSDATSKDDMIQYLQNEKIVLEVALQAAKASKEQLDEGAMRLGEDTEVTSQMLEQLKQEMAVKSSQVENLQQENASLKKQLQKVKEQFLQQKVMVEAYRRDASSKDQLISELKATKKRLDSELKEIKRELLKVQVEKQSLESEHAKLQKEVSQVHQQMVEIENHLQSVQKERDDMETRLQSLQFDKEQMESLAEANQALKQQVEQMQEEAKKAITEQKQKMKRLGSDLTSAQKEMKAKHKAYENAVSILSRRLQESLTAKESAEAELSKLKAQITDGGNDQIAQEKIQALKTELRAVSSSKLMLEKELQEVISLTSQELEEYREKVLELEDELQESRGFRKKIKRLEEINKKLTLELEHERGKLTGLSQSNAALREHNNILETALAQREADLVQLNLQVQAVLKRKEEEDQQMQQLIQALQASLEKEKLKVKDLQKQEAAAKADAAHNRRHHRAAMLELSEIKKELHAKELLVQALQAEVDKLQVEDEKHSQEVSQFQQELAEARSQLQVLQKNLDDKLSEQPLVNQEVEDLKWEVERKEREIETLKQQLDMTEQRSHKELEGIQVVLQNIKTELEMVREDLSVAQKDKFMLQAKVTELKNSMKSLLQQNQQLKLDLKHGKMKKRKELKGENNSSNPVTPVKIPDCPVPAALLEELLKPTAVSKEPLKNLNSCLRQLKQEMDSLQRQMEEHTITVHESMSSWTQIEGKLMDLTSTSPTTASDQQEIPTADEKKENCSVSDKEALTL from the exons ATGGACTCCTCATCTGTCCAGCAGGATGTTCACTTGGAGAACAGAAGCAGTAATGGGGCTCCTGGCACCTCTGAAGAGCTTTTAGATTGTAAAGCCAAGTCTCAGCTAGTTACTACAGATGAAATTAACA CTACCAGTAATAACATCAATGAAGTGCCAAATGAAGAGGGAAGTCTGGAGATAAACAGCAAAGTGGACGCCTGCCAGAATGGGCCAGAGTCGCTCTGCCCCGACTCTCCTGTCTCTTTTGATCCCACCAGCAGTGAACAGGGTGAAGAGTCATCCCCAG GCTCAGTAGAGTCTTCACTGCCATTGGAGAATGAAGAACAGATCAGACTTCAGGCAAGAAGGCGTCTGGAAGAGCAGCTCAAGCAATACCGAGTGAAGAGACATCAAGAAAGA tcGAGTCAGTCTACATCCAAAACCCGTCCCTCCAGCACCCTGGATCCTGAGCTGATGTTAAATCCGGAAATCCTGCCAAGAGCCAGCACTGTAGCAATGACAAAAGAATACTCCTTTTTGCggaccagtgtccccagggggcCAAAGCTGGGTAGCTTGGGACTTCCAGCATCgtcaaaagaaagaagaagttCAAAATCTAAGGCCAGCAAGATCCGGTCCTTGGCTGACTACAGAACTGAAGATTCAGACACTCAAAATGCTACTGGGAATTCTGTGGCTACTGACTTACCTGGGGGGGCTCTGACGCAAAGCAGAAGTGGTCCAACATCAGTTGTTTCTGAGATCAGTCTGCCCTCTGACGTGGATGATCGAATAGAGAATTCCTCCTTGGCAGGAGACAGCATTTCAGAGATTGATGGGAGTGAAGTGGGAATGAGGCTGGATGGAAATGAGAGTGACAGCTCTACCTACAGCAGTGTGTCAGGGAAAGGGCTGTATAGCAGTTTACGGAATGCAGAAGGCAAACAGGGTACTCCATATACAATAAATGGCCAGAAGATACATCCTGAAGCAATGGGGCAATTTCCTTCCATCAGTGAGGTGCTGCAGGCTGCAGCAGTGGAGCATCAGGCCCAAGAGCAAGAAGTTAATGGAGAGGTACGGAGCAGGAGAGACAGTATTTCTAGCAG TGTTTCTATGGAAAGCTCTATCGCAGGAACTCATGATGAGATGTTGCAGGTTATGAAGGAGAAGATGAGACTTGAAGGGCAACTAGAAGCACTCTCACTAGAAGCTAATCAG GCTCTCAAAGAGAAGGCTGAGCTACAagcccaacttgcagctttgaACATGAAGCTTCAGGCACAGATGGAGCACAGCCAAAACAGCCAGCAGAAGCAGGAATCTCTGAGCTCAGAAGTGGCCACATTAAAGCAGTCTTGCTGGGATCTGGAACGAGCAATGGCTGACCTGCAAAATGCCTTGGAAGCAAAGAATGCCAGTTTGGCTTCTTCAAACAATGATCTGCAGTTAGCAGAGGAGCAGTACCAGAGACTCCTGCAGAAGGTTGAAGATATGCAAAAAAATGTTCTCACCAGAGACAGCACAG TTCACGACCTGCGACAGCAGTTGGCTTCCTTGCAGACCCAGCTTCAGAAGGTGCAGCTGGAACGGACCACACTGACCAACAAGCTGAAGGCATCTGAAACAGAGATCACATCTCTCCAAAATGTGAGGCAGTGGTACCAGCAGCAGCTGGTCCTGGCACAGGAAGCCCGTGTCCGGCTGCAGAGTGAGATGGCCAATATACAG gCTGGGCAAATGACTCAAGCAGGTATGTTGGAACATCTCAAACTAGAGAATGTGGCACTGTCTCAGCAGCTGACTGAAACCCAGCACAGGtccattaaagaaaaggaacgtATTGCAGCACAGCTACAAAATATTGAG GCTGACATGTTAGATCAAGAAGCTGCCTTCATGCAGATCCAGGAGGCTAAAACCATGGTGGAAGAAGACTTGCAGAGAAAACTAGAGGAGTTTGAGGATGAGAAAGAACAGCTTCAGAAGATGGCTGATTCTGCAGCAACATTGGAGCAAGAATTGGAACAG GTCAAGTTGACTTTGCATCAGCGAGATCTGCAGCTTGAATCCTTGCAGCAAGAACACCTCGACCTAATGAAGCAATTGACTCTAACCCAAGAGACACTGCACACCAAAGAGCAGTCCCTGGATGACCTGCAAACACAGTATGAGGAACTGAAGGCCAGGTTAGAAGAGTTCCAGAGTGATGCTACTTCTAAAGATGACATGATCCAGTATTTGCAGAATGAGAAGATTGTGTTGGAAGTCGCTCTGCAGGCAGCAAAAGCAAGTAAAGAGCAACTTGATGAAGGAGCAATGCGCCTTGGAGAAGATACAGAAGTAACATCACAAATGTTGGAGCAGTTGAAGCAAGAAATGGCAGTCAAATCAAGCCAG GTGGAAAATCTGCAACAAGAAAATGCCAGCCTCAAAAAACAGCTTCAAAAAGTGAAGGAACAGTTCCTGCAGCAGAAG GTCATGGTGGAAGCTTACCGGAGGGATGCAAGTTCCAAGGACCAGCTGATTAGTGAGCTGAAAGCTACAAAGAAGCGGCTGGACTCAGAGCTGAAGGAGATAAAACGAGAGCTGCTGAAAGTCCAAGTTGAAAAACAGTCCCTCGAATCTGAGCATGCAAAACTACAGAAGGAAGTGTCCCAGGTTCACCAGCAGATGGTGGAAATAGAAAATCACCTCCAGTCAGTGCAGAAAGAACGAGATGATATGGAAACACGCCTACAG TCTTTGCAGTTCGATAAGGAGCAAATGGAATCTCTTGCTGAGGCAAATCAGGCATTAAAACAACAAGTAGAACAAATGCAAGAAGAAGCAAAGAA GGCCATTACagagcagaaacagaaaatgaagcGTCTGGGGTCAGACCTGACAAGTGCTCAGAAAGAGatgaaagcaaaacacaaagcCTATGAGAATGCAGTCAGCATTCTCAGTCGGAGGCTGCAGGAATCTCTTACTGCAAAGGAATCTgctgaggcagagctgagcaAACTAAAAGCACAAATTACTGATGGTGGGAACGACCAGATTGCTCAG GAGAAGATTCAAGCTCTGAAGACAGAACTGAGAGCTGTGAGCAGCAGTAAGTTGATGCTGGAAAAAGAGTTGCAAGAAGTGATTTCACTGACCAGCCAGGAGCTTGAAGAGTACAGAGAGAAAGTCCTGGAACTTGAGGATGAG CTTCAGGAATCTAGAGGCTTCAGGAAGAAGATAAAACGTTTAGAAGAAATTAATAAGAAGTTGACCCTTGAATTGGAACACGAACGTGGAAAACTTACAGGTCTCAGTCAGTCCAACGCTGCTTTGAGGGAGCACAATAATATCCTCGAAACAGCATTAGCACAAAGAGAGGCAGACTTGGTACAACTGAATCTACAG GTTCAGGCAGTCCTAAAGcggaaagaggaagaggatcAGCAAATGCAACAGCTTATTCAAGCTCTACAGGCTTccctagagaaagaaaagttaaaaGTTAAAGACCTTCAGAAGCAG GaagcagcagccaaagcagacgcAGCCCATAACCGCCGACACCACCGGGCAGCGATGCTCGAGCTCAGTGAGATCAAGAAGGAGCTCCACGCCAAAGAACTGCTGGTCCAGGCCCTGCAGGCTGAGGTGGACAAGCTGCA GGTAGAGGATGAAAAACATTCCCAGGAAGTATCTCAGTTTCAGCAAGAGCTGGCAGAAGCCAGATCTCAGCTCCAAGTTCTGCAGAAAAACCTGGATGACAAACTTAGTGAACAGCCTCTAGTAAACCAAGAG GTGGAAGACCTGAAGTGGGAAGTAGAacgaaaagaaagagaaattgaaACACTTAAGCAGCAGCTGGACATGACTGAACAGCGTAGCCACAAGGAGTTGGAAGGGATACAAGTTGTCTTGCAG AATATCAAGACAGAGCTGGAAATGGTGAGGGAAGACCTGTCAGTGGCTCAGAAGGATAAGTTTATGCTGCAAGCTAAAGTGACTGAACTGAAGAACAGCATGAagtcactgctgcagcaaaaccAGCAACTGAAGTTGGACCTGAAGCATGGCAAGATGAAGAAG AGGAAAGAACTGAAAGGCGAGAATAACTCTTCCAATCCTGTGACTCCAGTCAAGATTCCTGATTGTCCAGTGCCTGCTGCCTTGCTGGAAGAACTGTTGAAACCAACAGCTGTGAGCAAGGAGCCTTTAAAGAATCTGAACAGCTGTCTCCGGCAATTAAA GCAAGAAATGGACAGCCTTCAGCGCCAGATGGAGGAACACACCATTACAGTACATGAATCAATGTCTTCATGGACTCAGATTGAGGGCAAGTTAATGGACCTTACTTCTACAAGTCCCACAACTGCATCAGACCAGCAGGAGATTCCTACTGCagatgaaaagaaagagaattgtAGTGTTAGTGACAAGGAAGCTTTGACACTATAA